ATCAGTATCTAAGAGGTCCTCTTAAGGTATTGCAGTATGTGTGGGAAGAAATACTGATGGGCCTGCTGCTTAATGATTCTTAGCTCCTGCTGAGGAATGAGATCTTGCCCgtatgcagtagggccccactttatggcgcttcgctaatgcagcggtctcaattaaacacaattagactaaagccccactcatatggtgcttatTCCGTtgttacggcagttttcgggtgtcgtgcaccattctattcagtgagttccgcttttcagcgggagtccggaacgtaacccgccatatgagtgggccctactgtatagcatgTCAATAgtttcttccttcttcccttaGATCTGGCACTTTATAAAAAATCTAAATATGGACCTTTCTTTGTTTCAGGAGATTGCAGACCTCAGAAAGCAGTTTCCTGTGCTGGCAGATGATATACAAATCCCAGAATACTTTGAAAAGGAGCAGTTTTTCTCCACTGTCTTCCGCATAAGCTCagcaggactgcagctttggacacattatgatgTAGGTGATAGGGTTGGCAtcattttttgttaaaaatgcTTAGAGTCCTATCTTATGCTTTACGGGCATAAAGCATAAGATATCTACACCACCACACATAGGGCCTTTAAGCTTGGCACAGCATGCTTCCTGAAGTATTGCCATTATGCTAGGGCTTTCTTACATTTACACTGCAatactatacatgtctactcaaaagtaaatctccTTGAGCTCACTGAAGCTTACTTCTACAGAAGGGGGTATAGGATTCCAGCTTTACTCATTTATTACTAAGATTCAAATACTCAACCCTTCAATCAAACCATCAGGACAGCTTGCAATAAAATACTGAAAActcaaaaacagtacaaaaacagGCAGATACAGAAAAAGAACAATCATATAAAGACGGAATAAAACTTTGtgtgggaaaacaaaaaaggtcTTCGGGAGTTATATCTTTCAGAAGACCCCCCATTCAGTCTGTGGCATTTGTACTGAATTGCTACACAATGCAGGCGGACCCAGGAAGCTTAGCTGGCTTGTGAATGGCTGCTACTGAGAGTCTCCACCTCAGTCCTTTTCCCGTTCTTTTTCCACTTGTGGCATGGAGACTTAAGTGCCAAGATGAGTGTAGTGTGAATTGTAGAATCTGTGCCCAAGTGAAGATTACATCCACACCAGCAGTCCTGGTTCAGTTTATTTTTTGTTGCAGCTGGCACTTGTTTCTCAGCCCGCCTGTCCCCTGCTCTTTCTGTATGTATACTCCACAGACCTCAAGGAGCGATGCAGAAATTACCTGAAGGCCCTCTGGCGGGCCTTGTCAAGCGGTGGGCTGGTGTGCTAAATTAGAGCAGGGGCACATGCAAAAGCAGGTTTGGTGGGAAAGGCTGTGAATGGACAGTATGTGTGTCCAAGCTTGAGCATCACATGGTCACAATGTTAGGAGGGGTTTTGGTGAAGGGAAGAGTTATCGCAAGCAGTTGGTGGCACGCATCAAGGGAATTGGATGGTAATGAAGGTGTATTGGCAAGCAGTTCCTTTGGTGGATAAAAGGGTGTGGAATACTTCTCCTAGGATTCCCTAAACTTTTCATTATATGATACTTTGTTGGTGGTACCCATCTGTGGAAAAATGCATACATACTTTGGCACCTGGTCTATTCTGCTTGCTCTTTCCTGGTATAAACTGGGCTTGGTATTTTGGGAGTAGGTTCATATGAATATTCTGACTTAGCTGGACTTTCTATTTTAGAGGAAGCCTAATATAGTTCTCCCCCCATCCACTTCGTGAGCATTCTCTGATTGGGTCATAGCAAACAGTTACTGTCTTTACATAACTCTCTTTAGTATAGCTGCAATGATATTGAAATACTTCTCCGGTCACATGGTAGTTAATACTTGTCATTTTCACATTTGTAGGTAATGGATAACTTCTTAATTCAGGTGACAGGAAAGAAAAAAGTTGTACTGTACAGTCCCCGTGATGCACCATATTTATATTTATCAGGTATGTATGTGCTATAGGAACAGACTTCTTGTCGCTCAACAAACCTTCCTTCCTTCTGCGGGGCCCCAACATTTGCTCTGGTAGGTAGGTGCTTGGCATTGCttccaagctttttttaaagaacacagACAAACCCAGTCCTTTTCACCACTGAGACAGCTAGCCAGTGTAAACCACTCGTTAATGAGGTGCAAATTGCTAGAGATCAATTGACAGTTGCCCTGATTAGCACCATTTGCATTCTAGATGAGACTGAGTTGCAGACTTTATGTTCAGAAAGAAGCCAAACATGCAAACAAGCTTTAGCAGAATCACTGAGTGGAGGAACCCAACAGGATTATAACAGAAAATTCCTGTTTTTATATGAAATTCTGGTGGGGTATGTTTGCTATTAGTGAAAATTGTTTCTAGTATTTTTACAACTGAGGGAGAGAATGTTACTCATTGTAATGTCTGCACTTAAACTACACCATAGCTGAATTTGATTCAGTAATATTTGATAGCTGCAAATGTCAATCAGGGTTGTAGAATGCGGGTACTGTTGACAGCATGGAGCTCAGAGGGGCTACCCTGTAGGAAGGGTTTGCGTGCACACAGACATTGTTTTTCTCCCTGCCTTCCTTCTACTGGGATGCCTGCATAGTTTGTTTACAGCTTTGAAAGTGATGCTACTGAACAGAAAAGCAATAATGTCCATTGAAATATTTATTAGGCACCAAGTCAGAGGTGCTAAATGTGGACAAGCCAGATTTGAAGAAATATCCTCTCTTTGTCAAGGCCAGGCGCTACGAGTGCCAGTTAAAAGCAGGAGATGTTTTGTTTATTCCAGGTAAGAGGACATGGAAACctatctccccccctcccactttCTTTCTTGATTGCTATTTAGGGGCTATAGGGGTACAAATGAAATGTATACCCATTTGTCTGATCCGCCTCAGAGCTCCAACAATAGCTAAGGAGAAACAGTGATGACGTATCACCTTCTATTCATGGAATAAGCTATGTTTGAAAACATGAGGAAAACACTCTTTTTCATTAATCAAAAAATGTATATGCCACTAACAGTCCAAAAAACTCATGCTGACCATCAGTCAGCTTAAATCATGTGGTACAGCCCTGCTATAACCATGTCAACACTGGTTTTTACAAGAGGATGCATCTTTTTCGGACTGCACCTAAATGAATGCTGCATCAAACCTATTTGATTTGCATATCAGCAGGGCCGGCCCAggcggggcccttgggtaccagcctgccctgggccccctcCGTGATCCATGGAACTTAAGCATCTGCggactgcaagacaggagcttccgcgccgcctgccatccccacgcttcacctacctttctgttgttttttgtggtGCGCGCTGGTTtgctatcagccaagatggcggcagaggcttcagccccttaaggaaaccttggccgccaacttaattgatggcaaatctgtgcgccGCAAagaacggaaaggtaggtaaagcagggggatagCGGTCTGCGGATGCTTCCGTGAattgcggaaggagagcggagtgCCTCCtttagctccaggggccctcgggccagtgccccacctggccgccctttagaaccggccctgcatatCAGGTACATTTTGCATGCAGATACCTCTTCAATAAAGCTCTTCTGAAAAACGCAGCCGTACTATGACAGCATTGCAGACAGATACAGAAGTGGAACTACTTGGATATGAAAGTACATTGGTAGCCCTACAACAGCGGTGGGCAACCTCCAGTCCATGAGATCCCATTTGGCCCATGGGGCCATTTCCACCAAGCCATGCCTACCTGCTCTACATCTGACATTGTATGTCAGGTGTGGAACAGGTAAAGATCTGATTCAATCAAAAGGGGTTGCAGGCACTGCTGAGCATCAGGGTTTGTgaagcacagcactttgcaggctATAAACCCTGtataagatttttattttttctttaatacCTATTCAAGTCTTTGCCATCAACCATGGCACTTCTTTTTAGGAAGATGAGTCACTCTTGATAGGGATATACAGAAAGTTTTTTCCCCACGTTCTTTTCCtttaaagagaaaaagagaatggATTTTCCCTGAAGCCTTGCAAAAGGCTGTATCTGAATACCATTAAGAAAAGGACTCCTTCGCAGGTTTCAGATTAAAATGTTCTATATTTCAAAATGCTTAGTTGGGAAGCTTTATTTCAATTTATGCTTAAATCAGGCCTCCCCAAATGAAGAGCCACTAAATCAAACATAGTTCCTTGTCCATGCAAGGCAGCCTACCAATGAGTTAACCCCCATTTTTGCTCCTGGACTTGGACTGTGAAAACAAGGGTGGGTGCCAAGTACTTTGCAGGCCAAAATTACATGGTTGGTGGGCTATATGCAGTTTGGCGAGGTGCACATTATATAGGCCTGGTGCAGGTGTTTGATTATTCACACAGGACCTTAGGAGTGGGTTAGAATTTAGTCATACTGTGATCTCAGTTGTAGAAAATCTTAAGCTCCACCTAACTTACAGAAATATACCATGCCTATAATTAATATTTAcataaaatgctgaagacattTACATAGGAGTCTCTGCCAACAAGAAATGTTCTTACAAAACAATTACCATTTGCCAGCCATAAAaaagttgtatttttaaaaaaaatcagagcatTTGCACAATACAGCACAGGGCTGGGGAGTCGGAGTCGTgcagtcggaagcaattttgggtggagtcagagtcagtagaaatgtaccgactccgacttcaaaataaattttgattgacagtttttaaaaaatataaattcagaatgtcaaagaagcttcccatgaagtcagctgtagttgagcatttcaccataactcaagatggaaaacattttgtgtgtcagtgtatgacacaggacccagatgaagacaaatgctgtgatgccaagatcagcgcatattcaggcagcgataaaaatgctcctatgagagcttccaatttaaaaagacatttacagccctttccaggactgtggagttggaagcaattttgggtggagtggagtcggacagtagaaaaatagaggagtcagagtccaaggtttggcgtaccgactccacagtcctgaTACAGCATACTCTTAACTATTCACAGCAGTATCTTACAAGtactaattactgcattctctatAAGACGTTTTCATTCCAAGTGTTTTTTCCCCTTACAGCTTTATGGTTTCATAATGTGACTTCTGAGGAGTTTGGAGTGGGAGTCAATGTTTTCTGGAAGCACCTTCCTTCCAATTGCTATGATAAGACAGACACTTATGGAAACAAAGATCTTGCTGCAGCCTCAAGAGCAGTACAGATTTTAGACAGAGCCCTGAAAACCCTAGAAGAGCTACCTGAAGAATACAGAGACTTTTATGGGCGGAGAATGGTTTTACGGATCCAAGAGAAAACCTATAGTATTAACTATGAATAAAGAGCACTTTCACAGACTTCTTGTGACTCAGCTCCAAACATTGCACATGGACACTTTGGCCCACAAACCTGAGAATCTTTATTGTTAACCATTTTCCACTTCATGTTTGATGGGACTTTGCCCCAAGATCACATAATAAATCTGGAGCATTAATAGGCACACAACACCTTGCAATATGCCACCAAAATATAACTGGATTAAAGGGTGAAGTATGGTAAGATAAGGCACAGAAAAGAATGATTAGAGCATAAGGAAGTTATCAAGTTTGTAGATTGTTGCATAGCTTTGAAAAGTAGACCACAGTTAGTGGGCCTGTTAAGTCAGCTTGTAAGTAGTCAATTACCCAGTTGCCTTTGGCAAGTAATATCAGGGTAGGGTAAGGAACAGCTTTTGTACACGGGAAGAGTGGATTCCTTTTCTTTAAGGGTGTTATGTCAACACATTTGTACAAGTgagcagacacacacaaaaaagtttgTAGAGACTAGTAACTTAGACTGTGTTGTAATAGGAGCTCTTCTTTAAAACAAATGTTACCTTATTGTTGCTTGGAGGAATAGTATACCTGTTAAGTTGGACAGATTTTCTAGCAGCTCAAAGAGAGCATCTTGGACATAAATTGATAGTGGGGAGAAAGGACTAAACTCATTGAGCTGCTTTGTTTATTTAGCTATGTCTGTCTTCACTTTTAACACTGGTTTTAATATCCTTCCATGGAATTCCCCATTTTGAGtcttagtgcagtggttcccaacctgggggccggaaAGTAATCTGGaaggggccatgaacagtaaagaaatgaattatttattaattttttaaaaaagtcttcactccctctacactgtctgctttccgctgctgctgcagatgacacctcccccttgttccaaacaagaggggaggccttttgctgaagcggcagagcgtctttcaggcgcactaagggcaggcatctgcctataaaatacatggcagatgccaaaggaggctgcgggtggagctaccaggaagaagaggggattactatcactgattcccgtctccttgcactgccgctactggtaacgcccttacttagaatgagaggagagggctttttgtgaagcaaaaagaagcaagcctgcaaagaaaggctgctttcccttccttcctggcagccagcctgcctccctggggggagggggtcacaattttttttcagcttataaagggggtcccgtgctcataaaggttgggaaccactgtcttagTGGCATTGCCCCTTGTAACACCATTCTGTGCACACAAGTGGTGGCCTTGGATCCGTAGGATCAAAAGCCCCCTCAGTCCCCTGACGTTCCTGTGTGTACAGCTACTCGGGCAAAGTTTTTGCTGGTATACCAAGGGTATAAATGGGAAAATGGAGCTCCTCTCTGCTCACGGAACAGAACTTACTTTGTTTCCGACAGTCCGTCAGCCAGCCTTTGGCTTGTTCCTCGCCATATTAACAGGTTTAATATAAGAACTGGAAGCAGTTACTAGTTTGAAAATAGATTAGTCTATAATACAAAGTGTGGGTGGTGCTTGCTTCCTTCCTACCACATCATCTAAAAAGCTGCTCTGTAAGTATTACGTAACTTCCAGTAACTGTCTGCACACAGGGCTCTCTGGCCCAGGTGATTTTAaatatatagggttgtatccaactaagtctaTTAAGAATAGGcctatttaaattaatgaacctaaggtagtcatatctattaactttaatgggtctattctgaacaGGGCTAACATTGAATACTGCTCATAATTTGATTTAAATGGAGCTACAAAAATATAAGTGATCCCTACGCACCCACCCCTAGCAAAAATAGTgaaattaaaatacaaagtttATTAAAACAAAGCCAGTATCACTTGACAATCCATAAACAGGTATTAAACATACTGAGTTAATGGCTGCTTTTCTATATGAAGAAACAATGGGTCAAGGATAAGTATTGCTGCAGTTATGAAATTGATATTAGGGGCCAGAGACTAGCAGGTCATTGTTTATCAAGTATCACACTGCAGGAGATGCCATCCTGATAAGCTGTTGGGCCCACCTCAGTGATTTTATACTCGTTTTATTTCTTCCATGCTTTTTTACTGTTTGAACAGTTATCAAACTATGAGTGCTCATCACTACCCTAACATGATCATTATCCCCCTCAAGACAAAACACAGGTCTGCTCATTAGcttccaatcccactttccagaaATGTATTTGCAAGCATACAACCTAGAAATCCACATTTTTGAAATAATGCAAATTACCAGGTTCAATCCAAAGAACTGTGCAAGGAACAAAATAGCTGCTAGCACTGATACACATGCAAGAATTCATAGTGCTATAAGTAGTTGTTTCTACAGAAGTGGCCATGTTTGTGCAAGAGCTTCTATAAGCAGAACACCTTTGGGTTTAGCTCTACTTTTCTCAGGCAACACATGAGCAAAAGCTATAGAGTAGCCCAACAGACACTTTATTTGGCTGTCTACTACAAAACCTCATTCATTAAAACTCATTCAGTGTGGTgtaacatacttttttaaaatagatgCAGATGTTAAGCATTCAATATCAATTTATAAAGTTGAAAGGATATTCCAGTTTTCAATTGTGAAGTattttaaatttggctttaaaaagcagccagaattTATTCATCTACCAAGGCAAGGTAGACTAATTTAACAGTCTCTTGTATAGATGTAGGCTGTGTTTAATAAGACATTCATACGTTTCTGGGATTGACTAGTCTAAAGTAAATAGGTTGCTTAAAAAAACTtccaatgcattttttttctgcCACTTTGCCCAACCTATTACTACCCAGTGGAGTACTTAGGAATGCAATTTGTCAAGAGCTATGGATTTATCTGATGAGGCATGCAGTACTAATGAAGGCACTACTGTTGAAGAAAGAAgggtttgtgggggggggaattcttggAACACTGGAGAAATTATTCAGTGAGTTTCTTTTGTCAAAAGTGCTAATTTAGAGAAAACAGCATCCTATCACATGAATGGGTAACAATACTCTTTTAATGGGAAACAGGCAGGCATTATATCCACTGAATGAAATCCAATGCAAGAGGCATCTGCTAGAAGAGGCGcttttctccctcttccccttgAAGTCCCATGCACCACCTTCCATGATGTTCTGGAGAGTCCCACAACTCACTGGAACTTAATTGAGAGGTACGCAGGGGGCTGAAACAGGACCGAGAAATTGAAGAAAAACACCTCCTATCCTCTTACATTAGGGAACACCTCCACAGGATTAAAAACAAGTGGAACGGCTCAAGAGATCATTTTTCAAGGTCAGAACATGCTTTAGTACATTTTCCCTTAAACCCTGTAGGAATTTTTGGTCTTGTCTAGAGATACATTTATTCATCCTCAAACTTTGTGACAACTCCAAAAACACAGTCTACTTCTGACATGGCAGCATTTCTTAATTTCATGgacaaaaaaacattttaaaacaggcaGCTTTATTAAAGTACTTAGTAGGCAATGTACAAATTATGTCATcaaattgctgttttttaataatgtaattgcttttttaaaataatatttaatttttgtaaattgtattgccttcattgatgtattttatgcttgtgcctattttttgtaagccgccttgagggcctttggccaaaaggtggggtagaaataaatttaataataataataataatttcttaagTGTTGCATTGTAAAATAGACATctaataaacaatcagaacagcTAACTGGAATAACTGGTAACATAGTTTTTTCACTGCTACAACTATTTTCAGATTTCGTTAGAATGGTGAATTGAGATTTCAAGAAGTTTATATTAAATGTTTGAAACTTAGGGTGGAATTCGTAACTCAACTAAATATTTTGTGAGAATGAGTTCCATTTGCACAATGTgactttcccccttctcctcctcccatactgccccaaatctgctccagagggctgtgGAGAAacccaaaacagatttaggggggcacaggggaagaacattccattgtgcaaggaaaaatccttgtgctgattgaACAAGAGGCTTAGCACTATGTAGAAATCAAATACTGAATGCCACATGAGTGGCCATTGTATAAAGTACTCTTAACCAGTTTGGCAAATATCAACACAGTTTACTGTGCAACTATATCTATatttaatgctattttccatattACATTATCTGCATGGCTCTCATTTTTTATAACAGAGGCACAGTCTTAAGAAACCAAGCACAGTACCTAGCTTACCTATGCTGAGATGGTAGTGGAGGATCATTTAGAAGAACCCTTTCAAAATATGTCAACACCTATTGCAGGAAAAACTAAATGCTTATTCATAAAAGCAGCTTTCACAAGGCCAACATCAGGTTCTGTATGCCACATTGAAAAAATTATTTATTGGCACAGAAAACCAACTTCACATGCTGATACACTGAAACAGTTATTCTTAGGAACATAAGGTATTTTCCCAAACAATACAACTTACCCACTGTTCTGGGCAACTTCCTTTTCAATTTTATACTGGAACTGTGACTGCAAAAATCTGGATATTCTGGTCACAAGACAGATAGTTAAGCCACCTGAACAACAGAGATGGCTTTTCATTATTTTGTAAAGTGAACTCCACACACTGAAGTGCAAAAACTTTGCTTACTTCTCTTAATTCAAAAGTGCTACAGAAACATCTGAATGGAATGTATTAACTGCAAAAGTGCTGCTAACATTCAATCCTGGCTACATAAAAAAATCCTGATCAAGAGGTTTGTGCACACTTGGGGTGGCGGGCTTAGAGTGTCCACAGAAGCTGGCTTCACCATTTACATTCACATGTACACCTCTTTTCATGTGCTCCTGAATACAAGAGGGGTCAGCGTGCAACCTCTCGAGTGCCAATAAGGAACCAACGGATCAGGAGAAATGTCCATCATGGATGAAGAGAAGTTGTTTCAGGTTCTTATAAAAGCATCAAACTCATTTTCCATCTGTGTCATTGTAACTGAATACTGTAGAGTGTATCACTTATATAGCTTACTCAAGATCAAAAGTCATGAAGTCTACGCTGGGTTGCATCCAGTGACGGCTTTTCCTTGGCAGAAAGCACTTCCACTTTTGCAGTCAGGGTAACAACTTTCCACTTAACCCATCCCTCAACAAGCTGCTGAGAGTTGGGGGAATTTCCAGAATAGAGTGGGATATGCCCCGATTTGTGCAAGCAGAAGAGATTTCTGCCAAAGCAAAAAAttacaatattttgttttaacaggAGCTACGAGAGTTTTATTATTGACTGTTGTTCCAGGTTGATTACCATCCCCTTCCCATGTCTCTTGCCAATGTTCTTTATATAAGTTTTCTAAGAACAGAAAGAATTACATACGTGTTACAGCTGCTTAAGGCACAATCCACCTGGTTAGGGGCTGCAGGATACTGTGGAGGATGTTGGTGCTCTTGGGCTCAGCTGGCAGAAGTCTCCCCCTCTAATGCAGCCAGGGAACTCCATCACTGCCAGGGCATAGCCGGGGTCCACTGAGACTGGTGCAAGGCCCAAAcaagggcattccaggggcatgtcaGGGGTGGAACCGATGGAAGGGGTATATCTATCACATCCTGAGCCCGTTCAGCTCAGTCCTGCGGTCCTCCATCCCAGCAGCTATTACAATGGGAATGGGGTGATGGAACAAAACAtgtatttcatttccttctgcttTGCCCTGCTAGCGCAGCCAACATCCTCCCCTTGCAGTGGCACCTGAACAGAGGTTGGACATGAAAGACTCTTCCTCCAGCTCTGCTTCTGCCAGTCTCCTACAAGTGGGATTGCACCCTTAAGAAATTTAGGTCAATTCtagttttttgttttgcagttCTGTTTTCACATAataaagtgtttagcaaaagacAAGTTCCTAACAGTTAATAAGATACTCCTTAATCAGCCATTACTGAATGCTGCTCTAGTAGCTTTAGTGATCACTCTAAGCAAATTCTTAACCAGATGGGCATTAAGGCTGTGTACACTGCGGTGGTCTTGCTCTGTCAGAGGTTGCTGTTTTACATAAAAACTCTCTTGGTGTTCCTCTATTATCAGATGGTAATCACCCTATTATGAA
This DNA window, taken from Rhineura floridana isolate rRhiFlo1 chromosome 2, rRhiFlo1.hap2, whole genome shotgun sequence, encodes the following:
- the TYW5 gene encoding tRNA wybutosine-synthesizing protein 5 — its product is MRSGHAGGNDRQPWLCMVAMERQQVIPLAQYPEVTRESFLQDIYPLRKPVKLKGIDLGPCLTKWTVDYLCQASGSKEVKVHVSAVPQMDFLSKNFVYRTLPFDVFIRRAAEAKHTEYFISEDEKYYLRSLGEDPRTEIADLRKQFPVLADDIQIPEYFEKEQFFSTVFRISSAGLQLWTHYDVMDNFLIQVTGKKKVVLYSPRDAPYLYLSGTKSEVLNVDKPDLKKYPLFVKARRYECQLKAGDVLFIPALWFHNVTSEEFGVGVNVFWKHLPSNCYDKTDTYGNKDLAAASRAVQILDRALKTLEELPEEYRDFYGRRMVLRIQEKTYSINYE